A single window of Dermacentor albipictus isolate Rhodes 1998 colony chromosome 1, USDA_Dalb.pri_finalv2, whole genome shotgun sequence DNA harbors:
- the LOC135921937 gene encoding MOG interacting and ectopic P-granules protein 1-like isoform X1: MAPSAKMVSTKGENTNESMPSSTVHLPGESKYKSTENMEGATVNVKTEEDDSLASRQDDSNDKDSTSSEPGRNGVAEDSSMPTKESQNSSDVKPSKEMLEQPEEEDSEEEEEDEEEKVRPRLPKFLRRYVKIGKYVPMSMPKSGDFRMEEVEALLEAPSLVTPLLIKKPDQFFTENGAAREKKPEKKKVSPLGKGGNSVTDFFQSTAGEFLIGLGLSRALEVFNRDLIRLKEREMKKAGGRTQEMIEEHRRLSEAHQQAKIANAPYTFKVKPCRVCDFKTESSLVLEGHLLTPHFTSRRELQCSFCNFVTRDAKAIVFHMEAIHNKLPTMEPPPQFYECPFCPFETNLKTKASGHVNRCQKYFNNGMNQLPSGDFQPPGVTAKPITIEDIKTYEKFFLALGNNAAAPAKGAQNRTYTALSRNGAPTLAGPRGTAPPLYQQLASTASLNQNRGRGRPRLALIQPAPVSNQVFQVVGSGSEVIPLLNGSPQLTVTLARAPTPANNGNTRPGPRAAAPLQAQQQTPPGQRPRTPVILESSGSGAAFVICEICDGYIKDLEQLRTHMQWIHKVKIHPKMLASRPPLNCQKCQWRFFTDQGLERHLLGAHGLVTSNMQDLANSGQDGGRCTVCGRIYASKLVAHMSQVHRVVLKPAHLSYKCTVCTATFNLYKLFETHVYTVHSGAMKRSAAASDDRPAKRPAVASPSVPTAPAKVAAVSAKAEPKPEPKEIATVTAKPAPKPAISGSIKVEEAAPIKVATPVAPVEPAEPPIGTRCVTCKENVEDLAEHLKEKHMRRCHVRVCHIEKCDRCLCSFDGMIVLHTSDSGDEDSSEEDDDEDEEDAARPEPMDVDGPRCPKDAGGLDMKKPDVDGQQADGE, encoded by the exons GCTCCATCAGCAAAAATGGTGTCCACTAAGGGGGAAAACACTAATGAGTCAATGCCAAGCAGCACAGTACACCTTCCAGGAGAAAGCAAATATAAAAG CACTGAAAATATGGAAGGCGCAACAGTGAATGTAAAGACAGAAGAAGATGACAGCCTTGCATCTCGACAAGATGACAGCAATGATAAGGATTCGACTAGTTCTGAGCCAGGTCGCAATGGAGTTGCTGAAGACAGCTCCATGCCTACAAAGGAGTCTCAGAACTCGTCTGACGTTAAGCCTAGCAAAGAAATGTTGGAACAGCCAGAGGAAGAGGATAGTGAAGAAGAGGAAGAGGACGAGGAAGAAAAAGTGCGGCCTCGCCTTCCCAAGTTCCTGCGTCGTTATGTAAAAATTGGCAAGTATGTACCGATGTCTATGCCAAAGAGTGGAGACTTTCGCATGGAAGAAGTGGAAGCTTTGCTAGAAGCTCCATCGTTGGTGACTCCCTTACTTATTAAGAAACCGGACCAGTTTTTTACTGAAAATGGTGCAGCTCGTGAGAAAAAACCTGAAAAGAAGAAAGTGTCTCCTTTGGGAAAAGGAGGCAACTCTGTGACTGACTTTTTCCAGAGCACAGCTGGGGAGTTTCTTATTGGTCTGGGGCTGAGTCGGGCACTTGAAGTGTTCAATAGAGATTTAATACGGCTTAAGGAACGTGAAATGAAGAAGGCAGGTGGCCGTACACAAGAGATGATAGAGGAGCACCGTAGGCTGTCTGAAGCACACCAGCAAGCGAAAATTGCCAATGCCCCGTACACTTTCAAGGTGAAGCCTTGCAGAGTGTGTGACTTCAAAACTGAATCAAGTCTTGTCCTAGAAGGCCACCTACTGACGCCCCACTTTACGTCACGTAGGGAACTTCAGTGCAGTTTCTGCAACTTCGTGACACGGGATGCCAAGGCCATTGTGTTCCACATGGAAGCTATCCACAACAAACTGCCAACCATGGAGCCCCCGCCACAGTTCTATGAATGCCCTTTTTGTCCTTTTGAGACCAATCTTAAAACTAAGGCCAGTGGTCATGTGAATCGTTGCCAGAAATATTTCAACAATGGCATGAATCAGCTGCCATCTGGTGACTTTCAGCCTCCAGGAGTGACAGCCAAGCCAATTACCATAGAAGACATTAAAACTTACGAAAAGTTCTTTCTGGCATTAGGCAAcaatgctgcagctccagctaaAGGTGCCCAAAATCGCACATATACTGCGCTGAGCCGGAATGGAGCCCCTACACTTGCAGGGCCTCGAGGAACAGCACCACCGCTGTACCAGCAGCTGGCATCAACTGCATCGCTGAATCAGAACCGTGGACGTGGACGTCCTAGGCTAGCTTTGATTCAACCAGCTCCTGTATCTAACCAAGTGTTCCAAGTTGTCGGCAGTGGCTCAGAAGTGATTCCGCTGCTCAATGGAAGCCCGCAGCTGACTGTGACCCTTGCCCGTGCACCGACACCTGCCAACAATGGCAATACAAGACCAGGTCCTCGCGCCGCGGCTCCTTTGCAAGCCCAACAACAGACCCCACCAGGCCAGCGACCACGAACACCTGTGATCCTTGAATCCAGTGGTTCAGGTGCAGCCTTTGTCATTTGTGAAATCTGTGATGGTTACATCAAAGACCTGGAGCAGCTGCGTACACACATGCAATGGATACACAAGGTGAAGATCCACCCCAAGATGCTCGCTTCCCGCCCCCCACTCAACTGTCAGAAGTGCCAGTGGCGTTTCTTCACGGATCAAGGGCTGGAGCGCCACCTACTTGGTGCCCATGGCCTGGTCACATCCAACATGCAGGATCTGGCCAACTCTGGCCAAGATGGTGGTCGTTGCACTGTTTGTGGCCGCATCTATGCTTCCAAGCTGGTTGCCCACATGAGCCAG GTGCACCGTGTGGTGTTGAAGCCAGCCCACCTCTCCTACAAGTGCACAGTGTGCACAGCGACATTCAACCTTTACAAGCTTTTCGAAACACATGTTTACACAGTGCACAGTGGAGCCATGAAGCGTTCTGCTGCTGCATCAGATGACCGACCTGCAAAGCGACCAGCTGTGGCCTCACCCTCTGTTCCAACAGCCCCGGCAAAAGTAGCTGCTGTTTCTGCAAAGGCAGAGCCCAAGCCTGAGCCCAAGGAAATTGCCACTGTGACAGCAAAACCTGCACCGAAGCCCGCCATCTCTGGGAGTATCAAGGTAGAAGAGGCAGCCCCCATTAAGGTGGCCACTCCTGTTGCTCCAGTTGAGCCAGCTGAGCCTCCAATCGGCACTCGATGCGTGACTTGTAAGGAGAATGTGGAGGACTTAGCAGAACACCTGAAAGAAAAGCACATGCGGCGTTGCCATGTTCGTGTTTGCCACATTGAAAAGTGTGATCGGTGCTTGTGCTCCTTTGACGGCATGATTGTGCTGCACACATCAGACTCTGGTGACGAGGACAGTTCAGAGGAGGATGACGACGAGGATGAGGAGGATGCTGCTCGGCCGGAGCCCATGGATGTGGATGGGCCCCGCTGCCCTAAGGATGCTGGTGGACTAGACATGAAAAAGCCAGATGTAGATGGCCAGCAGGCTGATGGGGAGTGA
- the LOC135921937 gene encoding MOG interacting and ectopic P-granules protein 1-like isoform X2 produces MVSTKGENTNESMPSSTVHLPGESKYKSTENMEGATVNVKTEEDDSLASRQDDSNDKDSTSSEPGRNGVAEDSSMPTKESQNSSDVKPSKEMLEQPEEEDSEEEEEDEEEKVRPRLPKFLRRYVKIGKYVPMSMPKSGDFRMEEVEALLEAPSLVTPLLIKKPDQFFTENGAAREKKPEKKKVSPLGKGGNSVTDFFQSTAGEFLIGLGLSRALEVFNRDLIRLKEREMKKAGGRTQEMIEEHRRLSEAHQQAKIANAPYTFKVKPCRVCDFKTESSLVLEGHLLTPHFTSRRELQCSFCNFVTRDAKAIVFHMEAIHNKLPTMEPPPQFYECPFCPFETNLKTKASGHVNRCQKYFNNGMNQLPSGDFQPPGVTAKPITIEDIKTYEKFFLALGNNAAAPAKGAQNRTYTALSRNGAPTLAGPRGTAPPLYQQLASTASLNQNRGRGRPRLALIQPAPVSNQVFQVVGSGSEVIPLLNGSPQLTVTLARAPTPANNGNTRPGPRAAAPLQAQQQTPPGQRPRTPVILESSGSGAAFVICEICDGYIKDLEQLRTHMQWIHKVKIHPKMLASRPPLNCQKCQWRFFTDQGLERHLLGAHGLVTSNMQDLANSGQDGGRCTVCGRIYASKLVAHMSQVHRVVLKPAHLSYKCTVCTATFNLYKLFETHVYTVHSGAMKRSAAASDDRPAKRPAVASPSVPTAPAKVAAVSAKAEPKPEPKEIATVTAKPAPKPAISGSIKVEEAAPIKVATPVAPVEPAEPPIGTRCVTCKENVEDLAEHLKEKHMRRCHVRVCHIEKCDRCLCSFDGMIVLHTSDSGDEDSSEEDDDEDEEDAARPEPMDVDGPRCPKDAGGLDMKKPDVDGQQADGE; encoded by the exons ATGGTGTCCACTAAGGGGGAAAACACTAATGAGTCAATGCCAAGCAGCACAGTACACCTTCCAGGAGAAAGCAAATATAAAAG CACTGAAAATATGGAAGGCGCAACAGTGAATGTAAAGACAGAAGAAGATGACAGCCTTGCATCTCGACAAGATGACAGCAATGATAAGGATTCGACTAGTTCTGAGCCAGGTCGCAATGGAGTTGCTGAAGACAGCTCCATGCCTACAAAGGAGTCTCAGAACTCGTCTGACGTTAAGCCTAGCAAAGAAATGTTGGAACAGCCAGAGGAAGAGGATAGTGAAGAAGAGGAAGAGGACGAGGAAGAAAAAGTGCGGCCTCGCCTTCCCAAGTTCCTGCGTCGTTATGTAAAAATTGGCAAGTATGTACCGATGTCTATGCCAAAGAGTGGAGACTTTCGCATGGAAGAAGTGGAAGCTTTGCTAGAAGCTCCATCGTTGGTGACTCCCTTACTTATTAAGAAACCGGACCAGTTTTTTACTGAAAATGGTGCAGCTCGTGAGAAAAAACCTGAAAAGAAGAAAGTGTCTCCTTTGGGAAAAGGAGGCAACTCTGTGACTGACTTTTTCCAGAGCACAGCTGGGGAGTTTCTTATTGGTCTGGGGCTGAGTCGGGCACTTGAAGTGTTCAATAGAGATTTAATACGGCTTAAGGAACGTGAAATGAAGAAGGCAGGTGGCCGTACACAAGAGATGATAGAGGAGCACCGTAGGCTGTCTGAAGCACACCAGCAAGCGAAAATTGCCAATGCCCCGTACACTTTCAAGGTGAAGCCTTGCAGAGTGTGTGACTTCAAAACTGAATCAAGTCTTGTCCTAGAAGGCCACCTACTGACGCCCCACTTTACGTCACGTAGGGAACTTCAGTGCAGTTTCTGCAACTTCGTGACACGGGATGCCAAGGCCATTGTGTTCCACATGGAAGCTATCCACAACAAACTGCCAACCATGGAGCCCCCGCCACAGTTCTATGAATGCCCTTTTTGTCCTTTTGAGACCAATCTTAAAACTAAGGCCAGTGGTCATGTGAATCGTTGCCAGAAATATTTCAACAATGGCATGAATCAGCTGCCATCTGGTGACTTTCAGCCTCCAGGAGTGACAGCCAAGCCAATTACCATAGAAGACATTAAAACTTACGAAAAGTTCTTTCTGGCATTAGGCAAcaatgctgcagctccagctaaAGGTGCCCAAAATCGCACATATACTGCGCTGAGCCGGAATGGAGCCCCTACACTTGCAGGGCCTCGAGGAACAGCACCACCGCTGTACCAGCAGCTGGCATCAACTGCATCGCTGAATCAGAACCGTGGACGTGGACGTCCTAGGCTAGCTTTGATTCAACCAGCTCCTGTATCTAACCAAGTGTTCCAAGTTGTCGGCAGTGGCTCAGAAGTGATTCCGCTGCTCAATGGAAGCCCGCAGCTGACTGTGACCCTTGCCCGTGCACCGACACCTGCCAACAATGGCAATACAAGACCAGGTCCTCGCGCCGCGGCTCCTTTGCAAGCCCAACAACAGACCCCACCAGGCCAGCGACCACGAACACCTGTGATCCTTGAATCCAGTGGTTCAGGTGCAGCCTTTGTCATTTGTGAAATCTGTGATGGTTACATCAAAGACCTGGAGCAGCTGCGTACACACATGCAATGGATACACAAGGTGAAGATCCACCCCAAGATGCTCGCTTCCCGCCCCCCACTCAACTGTCAGAAGTGCCAGTGGCGTTTCTTCACGGATCAAGGGCTGGAGCGCCACCTACTTGGTGCCCATGGCCTGGTCACATCCAACATGCAGGATCTGGCCAACTCTGGCCAAGATGGTGGTCGTTGCACTGTTTGTGGCCGCATCTATGCTTCCAAGCTGGTTGCCCACATGAGCCAG GTGCACCGTGTGGTGTTGAAGCCAGCCCACCTCTCCTACAAGTGCACAGTGTGCACAGCGACATTCAACCTTTACAAGCTTTTCGAAACACATGTTTACACAGTGCACAGTGGAGCCATGAAGCGTTCTGCTGCTGCATCAGATGACCGACCTGCAAAGCGACCAGCTGTGGCCTCACCCTCTGTTCCAACAGCCCCGGCAAAAGTAGCTGCTGTTTCTGCAAAGGCAGAGCCCAAGCCTGAGCCCAAGGAAATTGCCACTGTGACAGCAAAACCTGCACCGAAGCCCGCCATCTCTGGGAGTATCAAGGTAGAAGAGGCAGCCCCCATTAAGGTGGCCACTCCTGTTGCTCCAGTTGAGCCAGCTGAGCCTCCAATCGGCACTCGATGCGTGACTTGTAAGGAGAATGTGGAGGACTTAGCAGAACACCTGAAAGAAAAGCACATGCGGCGTTGCCATGTTCGTGTTTGCCACATTGAAAAGTGTGATCGGTGCTTGTGCTCCTTTGACGGCATGATTGTGCTGCACACATCAGACTCTGGTGACGAGGACAGTTCAGAGGAGGATGACGACGAGGATGAGGAGGATGCTGCTCGGCCGGAGCCCATGGATGTGGATGGGCCCCGCTGCCCTAAGGATGCTGGTGGACTAGACATGAAAAAGCCAGATGTAGATGGCCAGCAGGCTGATGGGGAGTGA
- the LOC135921937 gene encoding MOG interacting and ectopic P-granules protein 1-like isoform X3, protein MEGATVNVKTEEDDSLASRQDDSNDKDSTSSEPGRNGVAEDSSMPTKESQNSSDVKPSKEMLEQPEEEDSEEEEEDEEEKVRPRLPKFLRRYVKIGKYVPMSMPKSGDFRMEEVEALLEAPSLVTPLLIKKPDQFFTENGAAREKKPEKKKVSPLGKGGNSVTDFFQSTAGEFLIGLGLSRALEVFNRDLIRLKEREMKKAGGRTQEMIEEHRRLSEAHQQAKIANAPYTFKVKPCRVCDFKTESSLVLEGHLLTPHFTSRRELQCSFCNFVTRDAKAIVFHMEAIHNKLPTMEPPPQFYECPFCPFETNLKTKASGHVNRCQKYFNNGMNQLPSGDFQPPGVTAKPITIEDIKTYEKFFLALGNNAAAPAKGAQNRTYTALSRNGAPTLAGPRGTAPPLYQQLASTASLNQNRGRGRPRLALIQPAPVSNQVFQVVGSGSEVIPLLNGSPQLTVTLARAPTPANNGNTRPGPRAAAPLQAQQQTPPGQRPRTPVILESSGSGAAFVICEICDGYIKDLEQLRTHMQWIHKVKIHPKMLASRPPLNCQKCQWRFFTDQGLERHLLGAHGLVTSNMQDLANSGQDGGRCTVCGRIYASKLVAHMSQVHRVVLKPAHLSYKCTVCTATFNLYKLFETHVYTVHSGAMKRSAAASDDRPAKRPAVASPSVPTAPAKVAAVSAKAEPKPEPKEIATVTAKPAPKPAISGSIKVEEAAPIKVATPVAPVEPAEPPIGTRCVTCKENVEDLAEHLKEKHMRRCHVRVCHIEKCDRCLCSFDGMIVLHTSDSGDEDSSEEDDDEDEEDAARPEPMDVDGPRCPKDAGGLDMKKPDVDGQQADGE, encoded by the exons ATGGAAGGCGCAACAGTGAATGTAAAGACAGAAGAAGATGACAGCCTTGCATCTCGACAAGATGACAGCAATGATAAGGATTCGACTAGTTCTGAGCCAGGTCGCAATGGAGTTGCTGAAGACAGCTCCATGCCTACAAAGGAGTCTCAGAACTCGTCTGACGTTAAGCCTAGCAAAGAAATGTTGGAACAGCCAGAGGAAGAGGATAGTGAAGAAGAGGAAGAGGACGAGGAAGAAAAAGTGCGGCCTCGCCTTCCCAAGTTCCTGCGTCGTTATGTAAAAATTGGCAAGTATGTACCGATGTCTATGCCAAAGAGTGGAGACTTTCGCATGGAAGAAGTGGAAGCTTTGCTAGAAGCTCCATCGTTGGTGACTCCCTTACTTATTAAGAAACCGGACCAGTTTTTTACTGAAAATGGTGCAGCTCGTGAGAAAAAACCTGAAAAGAAGAAAGTGTCTCCTTTGGGAAAAGGAGGCAACTCTGTGACTGACTTTTTCCAGAGCACAGCTGGGGAGTTTCTTATTGGTCTGGGGCTGAGTCGGGCACTTGAAGTGTTCAATAGAGATTTAATACGGCTTAAGGAACGTGAAATGAAGAAGGCAGGTGGCCGTACACAAGAGATGATAGAGGAGCACCGTAGGCTGTCTGAAGCACACCAGCAAGCGAAAATTGCCAATGCCCCGTACACTTTCAAGGTGAAGCCTTGCAGAGTGTGTGACTTCAAAACTGAATCAAGTCTTGTCCTAGAAGGCCACCTACTGACGCCCCACTTTACGTCACGTAGGGAACTTCAGTGCAGTTTCTGCAACTTCGTGACACGGGATGCCAAGGCCATTGTGTTCCACATGGAAGCTATCCACAACAAACTGCCAACCATGGAGCCCCCGCCACAGTTCTATGAATGCCCTTTTTGTCCTTTTGAGACCAATCTTAAAACTAAGGCCAGTGGTCATGTGAATCGTTGCCAGAAATATTTCAACAATGGCATGAATCAGCTGCCATCTGGTGACTTTCAGCCTCCAGGAGTGACAGCCAAGCCAATTACCATAGAAGACATTAAAACTTACGAAAAGTTCTTTCTGGCATTAGGCAAcaatgctgcagctccagctaaAGGTGCCCAAAATCGCACATATACTGCGCTGAGCCGGAATGGAGCCCCTACACTTGCAGGGCCTCGAGGAACAGCACCACCGCTGTACCAGCAGCTGGCATCAACTGCATCGCTGAATCAGAACCGTGGACGTGGACGTCCTAGGCTAGCTTTGATTCAACCAGCTCCTGTATCTAACCAAGTGTTCCAAGTTGTCGGCAGTGGCTCAGAAGTGATTCCGCTGCTCAATGGAAGCCCGCAGCTGACTGTGACCCTTGCCCGTGCACCGACACCTGCCAACAATGGCAATACAAGACCAGGTCCTCGCGCCGCGGCTCCTTTGCAAGCCCAACAACAGACCCCACCAGGCCAGCGACCACGAACACCTGTGATCCTTGAATCCAGTGGTTCAGGTGCAGCCTTTGTCATTTGTGAAATCTGTGATGGTTACATCAAAGACCTGGAGCAGCTGCGTACACACATGCAATGGATACACAAGGTGAAGATCCACCCCAAGATGCTCGCTTCCCGCCCCCCACTCAACTGTCAGAAGTGCCAGTGGCGTTTCTTCACGGATCAAGGGCTGGAGCGCCACCTACTTGGTGCCCATGGCCTGGTCACATCCAACATGCAGGATCTGGCCAACTCTGGCCAAGATGGTGGTCGTTGCACTGTTTGTGGCCGCATCTATGCTTCCAAGCTGGTTGCCCACATGAGCCAG GTGCACCGTGTGGTGTTGAAGCCAGCCCACCTCTCCTACAAGTGCACAGTGTGCACAGCGACATTCAACCTTTACAAGCTTTTCGAAACACATGTTTACACAGTGCACAGTGGAGCCATGAAGCGTTCTGCTGCTGCATCAGATGACCGACCTGCAAAGCGACCAGCTGTGGCCTCACCCTCTGTTCCAACAGCCCCGGCAAAAGTAGCTGCTGTTTCTGCAAAGGCAGAGCCCAAGCCTGAGCCCAAGGAAATTGCCACTGTGACAGCAAAACCTGCACCGAAGCCCGCCATCTCTGGGAGTATCAAGGTAGAAGAGGCAGCCCCCATTAAGGTGGCCACTCCTGTTGCTCCAGTTGAGCCAGCTGAGCCTCCAATCGGCACTCGATGCGTGACTTGTAAGGAGAATGTGGAGGACTTAGCAGAACACCTGAAAGAAAAGCACATGCGGCGTTGCCATGTTCGTGTTTGCCACATTGAAAAGTGTGATCGGTGCTTGTGCTCCTTTGACGGCATGATTGTGCTGCACACATCAGACTCTGGTGACGAGGACAGTTCAGAGGAGGATGACGACGAGGATGAGGAGGATGCTGCTCGGCCGGAGCCCATGGATGTGGATGGGCCCCGCTGCCCTAAGGATGCTGGTGGACTAGACATGAAAAAGCCAGATGTAGATGGCCAGCAGGCTGATGGGGAGTGA
- the LOC135921938 gene encoding uncharacterized protein KIAA1143 homolog, which yields MAKRSSVTCVKPSDPPFLRKLKERVGYKESPTVDTKREEHQPVDTVDPDLDDEKPVVVVLKAGDLTAEEAEIYSQREVSYNEPADGKIMFKKPTKRKDSTASTDGQAKRVKEVDKSRRQQVNSIRDSRLLSFGDDDDED from the exons ATGGCTAAAAGAAGTAGTGTCACATGCGTAAAACCATCGGACCCTCCGTTCTTGAGGAAGCTTAAGGAGCGCGTCGGCTACAAAGAAAGCCCGACGGTCGACACGAAG AGGGAAGAACACCAACCTGTGGACACTGTAGACCCCGACCTCGATGACGAAAAGCCTGTCGTCGTCGTTCTCAAGGCGGGCGATTTGACTGCTGAGGAAGCTGAAATCTACAGTCAAAGAGAAG TTTCATATAATGAGCCTGCAGATGGCAAGATAATGttcaagaagccaacaaaaaggAAAGACAGCACCGCTTCAACAGATGGGCAAGCCAAGAGGGTCAAGGAGGTTGACAAAAGCCGCCGCCAGCAAGTGAACTCCATTAGAGACAGCCGTCTTCTGTCTTttggtgacgatgacgatgaggACTAA